Proteins encoded together in one Urocitellus parryii isolate mUroPar1 chromosome 3, mUroPar1.hap1, whole genome shotgun sequence window:
- the Or10h2 gene encoding olfactory receptor 10H2, translating to MPGLNYTWASEFILIGFSTFPQQLLPVFFLLFLLMYLFTLLGNLLIMVTIWSERSLHTPMYLFLCALSISEILYTLAIIPRMLADLLSTHRSIAFLACASQMFFSFTFGFTHSLLLTIMGYDRYVAICHPLRYNVLMSPRGCACLVAWSWAGGLAVGLVVTTSIFHLTFCGPNEIQHFLCHVPPLLKLACGNNVPTTALGVGLVCIMALLGCFLLILLSYAFIVAAILRIPSAEGQHKAFSTCASHLIVVIVHYGFASVIYLKPKGPHSQEGDTLMATTYTVLTPFLSPIIFSLRNKELKNAMKKTFLRKFYSSST from the coding sequence ATGCCGGGACTAAACTACACCTGGGCGTCTGAGTTCATCCTCATCGGCTTCTCCACCTTCCCGCAGCAGCTTCTGCCTgtcttcttcctgctcttcctgctcATGTACCTCTTCACGCTGCTGGGCAACCTGCTCATCATGGTCACCATCTGGAGCGAGCGCagcctccacacccccatgtacctCTTCCTGTGCGCCCTCTCCATCTCCGAGATCCTCTACACCTTGGCCATCATCCCACGCATGCTGGCTGACCTGCTCTCCACCCACCGCTCCATCGCCTTCCTGGCCTGTGCCAGCCAGATGTTCTTCTCCTTCACATTTGGCTTCACCCACTCCTTGCTGCTCACCATCATGggctatgaccgctatgtggccatctgccacccgCTGCGCTACAACGTGCTCATGAGCCCCCGTGGTTGTGCCTGCCTGGTGGCCTGGTCCTGGGCGGGTGGCTTGGCGGTGGGACTGGTGGTGACAACATCTATTTTCCACCTCACTTTCTGTGGACCCAATGAGATCCAGCATTTCTTATGCCATGTGCCACCTCTGTTGAAGTTGGCCTGTGGGAATAATGTACCAACTACTGCCCTTGGTGTGGGCCTGGTGTGCATCATGGCCCTGCTGGGCtgcttcctcctcatcctcctctcctATGCCTTCATCGTGGCTGCCATCTTGAGGATCCCATCTGCTGAGGGTCAGcacaaggccttctccacctgtgcctcccaccTTATTGTGGTCATCGTGCACTACGGCTTTGCCTCTGTCATCTACCTCAAGCCCAAGGGTCCCCACTCTCAGGAAGGCGATACCCTCATGGCCACCACCTACACGGTCCTCACACCCTTTCTTAGCCCCATCATCTTTAGCTTAAGGAACAAGGAGCTGAAGAACGCCATGAAGAAGACCTTCCTCAGGAAATTTTATTCCTCAAGCACCTGA
- the LOC113183493 gene encoding uncharacterized protein LOC113183493, producing the protein MTFEDVAVNFTLEEWALLDHSQKDLYREVMLETFRNLTSVGIQWEDQNTDDEYKNLRSQVIERLCGYKEGSPCEEIFSQISDHIVKKKTPALKPCESPEGGEVTIGHSSLNGHITSDFGHRLYEYQEKSDEHEEHDEIFNWTNLIQNYEITHTGEKPYECKQHAEACRSSSYVQIHERTHNGLKLYECKQCGKAFRSSSYVQIHERTHNGVKPYECKQCGKSFSCSSYIRIHERTHTGEKPYECKQCGKMFTYLQSVRRHMIMHSGDGPYKCEVCGKTFHYPSLFRIHERTHTGEKPYECKQCGKAFKCPSSVRNHETTHSGEKPYECKQCGKAFSCPSYIRMHVRTHAGEKPYECEECGKIFTCLKSVRRHMIIHSGERPYKCKQCGKAFSSSSYVRIHERTHTGEKPYECKQCGKGLSSSNSFRRHEKIHTGEKPYECNECGKAFRCQNSLYKHGKTHSKE; encoded by the exons ATGACCTTTGAGGATGTAGCAGTGAACTTCACCCTggaggagtgggctttgctggatcATTCCCAAAAGGATCTTTACAGAGAAGTGATGCTAGAAACCTTCAGGAACCTGACCTCTGTAG GAATACAATGGGAAGACCAGAACACTGACGATGAATACAAAAATCTAAG AAGTCAAGTGATAGAGAGACTATGTGGATATAAAGAAGGTAGTCCATGTGAAGAAATCTTCAGCCAGATTTCAGATCACATTGTGAAAAAGAAAACTCCTGCTTTAAAACCATGTGAAAGCCCTGAAGGTGGAGAAGTGACCATTGGTCATTCATCCCTTAATGGGCATATCACATCTGATTTTGGACATAGACTATATGAGTATCAGGAAAAATCCGATGAACATGAAGAACATGATGAAATCTTTAACTGGACCAATCTCATTCAAAACTATGAAATaactcatactggggagaaaccctatgaatgtaagcaacATGCAGAAGCCTGTAGGAGCTCCAGTTATGTTCAGatacatgaaagaactcacaATGGATTAAAACTCTATGAATGTaagcaatgtgggaaagccttcaggaGTTCCAGTTATGTTCAGatacatgaaagaactcacaATGGAgtgaaaccctatgaatgtaagcaatgTGGGAAATCTTTCAGCTGTTCCAGTTATATTCGAatacatgaaagaactcacactggagagaaaccctatgaatgtaagcagtgtgggaaaatGTTCACTTATCTCCAGAGTGTTAGAAGACATATGATAATGCACAGTGGAGATGGACCATATAAATGTGAGGTATGTGGGAAAACATTTCATTATCCCAGTTTATTTCGTATACATgaaagaacacacactggagagaaaccctatgaatgtaaacaatgtggtaAAGCCTTTAAGTGTCCCAGTTCTGTTCGAAATCATGAAACAACTCACTCTggtgagaaaccctatgaatgtaagcagtgtgggaaagccttcagttgTCCCAGTTACATTCGAATGCATGTAAGAACACAtgctggagagaaaccttatgaatgtGAGGAATGTGGGAAAATATTCACTTGTCTCAAAAGTGTTCGAAGACACATGATAATACACAGTGGAGAGAGACCTTATAAATGTaagcaatgtgggaaagccttcagtagTTCCAGTTATGTTAGAatacatgaaagaactcacactggagagaaaccctatgaatgtaagcagtgtgggaaaggcTTAAGTAGTTCTAATTCCTTTCGAAGACATgaaaaaattcatactggagagaaaccttatgaatgtaatgaatgtgggaaagccttcaggtGTCAAAATTCCTTGTATAAACATGGAAAAACTCATAGCAAAGAATAA